A single Dechloromonas denitrificans DNA region contains:
- a CDS encoding rhodanese-like domain-containing protein, producing MGKLTEILTLAQARSQALGRAYNGELTPQEAFDLLRLAPGARLVDVRTRAEQDWVGRVPGAVEIEWNQYPGGIRNPNFLAELQRQVDPEAAVLFLCRSGVRSVAAATAATEAGYANSYNILEGFEGDKDANGQRNNIGGWRRAGLPWHQG from the coding sequence ATGGGAAAGTTAACCGAGATCCTTACCCTGGCCCAGGCCCGCAGCCAGGCTCTGGGGCGCGCCTACAACGGCGAACTGACGCCGCAGGAGGCTTTTGACCTGCTCCGCCTCGCCCCCGGCGCCCGGCTCGTCGATGTCCGCACACGCGCCGAGCAGGACTGGGTTGGCCGCGTACCGGGCGCCGTCGAAATCGAATGGAACCAGTACCCCGGCGGCATCCGCAATCCGAACTTTCTCGCCGAACTGCAACGCCAGGTCGATCCGGAAGCCGCCGTGCTCTTTCTCTGCCGCAGCGGCGTCCGTTCGGTCGCCGCGGCGACGGCCGCGACCGAAGCCGGCTACGCCAACAGCTACAACATCCTCGAAGGCTTCGAAGGCGACAAGGATGCCAACGGCCAGCGCAACAACATCGGAGGCTGGCGGCGAGCCGGCCTGCCCTGGCATCAGGGATAA
- a CDS encoding cation diffusion facilitator family transporter: protein MEHGQPPQTQASPADRAVEAQRATWVSVAVNLVMTVVQLLVGWLAHSQSLVAHGLHSFSDLLSDFLVIYASRESAHPADQSHPYGHARVETAATLLLGVSLSLIGGGILWESGMRLQHIEALPAVEFSAFWVAVATVVSKEVLYRYLIKVAERLRSQLMIANALHTRADAASALVVVVGIGGALLGWSFLDLLAAALMGFMILRMGAGLAWGAIKELIDTGLDEAQVDAIRLSLLATPGVRGLHELRTRRMAHQALVDAHVQVDARISVSEGHRIAESARARVLREHPEVLDVLVHIDPEDDFDPDQMVVRLPSREVLLQELKPLLAELPEPEKIVLHYLGGGVEVEVFLGHAFFENGEVLRRAESVVAARLHEHPTIRAVSLNCMIAPI, encoded by the coding sequence ATGGAACACGGACAACCCCCGCAAACACAGGCCTCGCCGGCCGACCGGGCGGTCGAGGCGCAACGCGCTACCTGGGTCAGCGTCGCAGTCAATCTGGTGATGACCGTGGTGCAGTTGCTGGTCGGCTGGCTGGCCCACTCGCAATCGCTGGTCGCGCACGGGCTGCATTCGTTCTCCGATCTGCTGTCGGATTTCCTGGTTATCTACGCCAGTCGGGAGAGCGCCCATCCGGCCGACCAGTCGCATCCCTACGGCCATGCCCGCGTCGAAACCGCGGCCACGCTGCTCCTCGGCGTATCGCTCAGCTTGATCGGCGGCGGGATCCTGTGGGAATCCGGCATGCGTCTGCAGCACATCGAGGCGCTGCCGGCGGTCGAGTTTTCGGCCTTCTGGGTGGCGGTGGCGACCGTCGTTTCCAAGGAGGTGCTCTATCGCTACCTGATCAAGGTCGCCGAACGGCTGCGTTCCCAACTGATGATCGCCAATGCCCTGCACACGCGGGCCGATGCGGCGTCGGCGCTGGTCGTCGTGGTCGGTATCGGTGGCGCGCTGCTTGGCTGGTCCTTTCTCGACCTGCTGGCGGCGGCGCTGATGGGTTTCATGATCCTGCGCATGGGCGCCGGCCTGGCCTGGGGAGCGATCAAGGAGCTGATCGATACCGGGCTGGACGAGGCGCAGGTCGACGCCATCCGCCTGAGCTTGCTGGCGACGCCCGGCGTGCGCGGCTTGCACGAACTGCGGACGAGGCGCATGGCGCATCAGGCGCTGGTCGATGCGCATGTCCAGGTCGATGCCCGGATCAGCGTTTCGGAAGGCCACCGCATTGCCGAATCGGCGCGCGCCAGGGTTTTGCGCGAGCACCCCGAGGTCCTCGATGTGCTGGTCCATATCGACCCGGAAGATGATTTCGATCCCGATCAGATGGTGGTCCGCCTGCCATCCCGTGAAGTCTTGTTGCAGGAATTGAAACCGCTGCTCGCTGAACTGCCCGAGCCGGAAAAGATCGTGCTGCATTACCTAGGTGGCGGAGTCGAAGTCGAGGTGTTTCTCGGTCACGCCTTTTTCGAGAACGGCGAGGTCTTGCGCCGGGCCGAATCGGTGGTTGCGGCCCGTCTGCATGAACATCCGACAATCCGCGCGGTGTCCTTGAATTGCATGATTGCACCAATATAG
- the glnA gene encoding type I glutamate--ammonia ligase — MATPQDVMNMVKENDAKFVDFRFTDTRGKEQHVTVPVSAFDEDKFENGHAFDGSSIAGWKGIQASDMQLMPDPATAYIDPFFDETTIVITCDVVDPADGRGYDRDPRSIAKRAEAYLKSSGIGDTAYFGPEPEFFIFDSVEWNVDMSGCSLKIYSSEAAWTSGEKTEGGGGTGHRPTVKGGYFPVPPVDSLHDIRSAMVLTLESLGVPVEVHHHEVATAGQCEIGTVFSTLVKRADWTQILKYVVHNVAHQYGKTATFMPKPIVGDNGSGMHVHQSIWKDGKNLFAGDGYAGLSEMALFYIGGIIKHAKALNAITNPGTNSYKRLVPHYEAPVKLAYSAKNRSASIRIPYVASTKARRIETRFPDPIANPYLCFSALMMAGLDGIQNKIHPGDPADKNLYDLPPEEDALIPTVCASLEEALDALDKDREFLTRGGVFSNDWIDAYLSLKMEEVNKVRMTTHPVEFDLYYSC; from the coding sequence ATGGCAACCCCGCAAGACGTGATGAACATGGTCAAGGAAAACGACGCCAAGTTCGTCGATTTCCGTTTTACCGATACCCGCGGCAAGGAACAGCACGTCACCGTGCCGGTCTCCGCTTTTGACGAAGACAAGTTTGAAAACGGCCACGCTTTCGACGGTTCCTCCATTGCTGGCTGGAAGGGCATTCAAGCTTCCGACATGCAACTGATGCCGGATCCCGCCACCGCCTACATCGACCCGTTCTTCGACGAAACCACCATCGTCATCACCTGCGACGTCGTCGACCCGGCCGATGGCCGTGGCTACGACCGCGACCCGCGCTCGATCGCCAAGCGCGCCGAAGCCTACCTGAAGTCTTCCGGCATTGGCGACACCGCCTACTTCGGTCCGGAACCCGAATTCTTCATCTTCGACTCCGTCGAGTGGAACGTCGACATGTCGGGCTGTTCGCTGAAGATCTACTCGTCCGAAGCGGCCTGGACCTCCGGCGAGAAGACCGAAGGCGGCGGCGGCACGGGTCACCGTCCGACCGTCAAGGGCGGCTACTTCCCGGTTCCCCCGGTCGACAGCCTGCACGACATCCGTTCCGCCATGGTGCTGACCCTGGAATCCCTGGGCGTGCCGGTTGAAGTTCACCACCACGAAGTCGCCACTGCCGGTCAGTGCGAAATCGGTACCGTGTTCTCGACCCTGGTCAAGCGTGCCGACTGGACCCAGATCCTGAAGTACGTGGTGCACAACGTTGCCCACCAGTACGGCAAGACCGCCACCTTCATGCCGAAGCCCATCGTTGGCGACAACGGTTCCGGCATGCACGTTCACCAGTCGATCTGGAAAGACGGCAAGAACCTGTTCGCCGGCGACGGCTATGCCGGTCTGTCGGAAATGGCCCTGTTCTATATCGGCGGCATCATCAAGCACGCCAAGGCCCTGAACGCCATCACCAACCCGGGCACCAACTCCTACAAGCGTCTGGTTCCGCACTACGAAGCACCGGTCAAGCTGGCTTACTCCGCCAAGAACCGTTCCGCTTCCATCCGCATCCCGTACGTTGCCTCGACCAAGGCCCGTCGTATCGAAACCCGCTTCCCGGATCCGATCGCCAACCCGTACCTGTGCTTCTCGGCGCTGATGATGGCCGGTCTGGATGGTATCCAGAACAAGATCCACCCGGGCGACCCGGCTGACAAGAACCTGTACGATCTGCCGCCGGAAGAAGACGCGCTGATCCCGACCGTCTGTGCCTCCCTGGAAGAAGCCCTGGATGCGCTGGACAAGGATCGCGAGTTCCTGACCCGTGGCGGTGTCTTCTCCAACGACTGGATCGATGCCTACCTCAGCCTGAAGATGGAAGAAGTGAACAAGGTTCGCATGACCACCCACCCGGTGGAGTTCGACCTGTACTACTCCTGCTAA
- a CDS encoding DUF4124 domain-containing protein, whose product MTRSALALLIATLAVPASAQTIYKCIDANGGTLISNARVDKNCKAIVSGPESTIPAPKARPAGGAANPTPSSFPRVQEDTQKARDGDRRHILEQELAGEQRNLDLARKDLSEQEGLRGPADRLAPYRDRVGQHERNIQAIQKELGNLR is encoded by the coding sequence ATGACACGCAGTGCCCTTGCTTTACTGATTGCCACGCTGGCCGTTCCGGCCTCGGCGCAGACCATTTACAAATGTATCGATGCCAATGGTGGAACGCTGATTTCCAATGCGCGTGTCGACAAGAACTGCAAGGCTATCGTCAGCGGCCCGGAATCGACGATTCCCGCGCCCAAGGCCAGGCCGGCGGGGGGCGCTGCCAACCCGACGCCATCCAGTTTTCCGCGGGTGCAGGAAGATACCCAGAAGGCGCGCGACGGCGACCGTCGGCACATTCTCGAACAGGAACTGGCCGGCGAGCAGCGCAACCTCGATCTGGCGCGCAAGGACCTCAGCGAGCAGGAAGGTCTGCGTGGTCCGGCCGATCGTCTGGCCCCCTATCGTGACCGGGTTGGGCAACATGAGCGCAACATCCAGGCGATCCAGAAGGAACTGGGCAACCTTCGCTAG
- a CDS encoding efflux RND transporter permease subunit, protein MSQRFNLSDWTLHHRTLVGYFLFAIALMGIFAYGKLSQAEDPPFTFKVMVIRTLWPGATARQMEQQVTDKIEKKLQETPFIERVSSYSRPGESTVMFVAKDSTPPAAVPDVYYQVRKKIGDIRQTLPSGVQGPYFNDEFGDVFGNIYALTAEGLDYPQLKDTAERIRDDLLRLPNVGKVEIFGIQDEKIFIELSNTKLATLGIDQSVIVQALSQQNAVGGAGFFETESERIQIRPGGAFDTVQAVADTLIRSGSRSFRLGDIATVRRGTSDPPTTRVRFNSKQALAIGVSMSKGGDIIVLGKALDARIAALNATLPLGVEISESASQPAAVKRSVAAFTHALAEAILVVLLVTFISLGLRTGMVVAIAIPLVLAATFLAMNLFNVGLHKVSLGALVLALGLLVDDAIIAVEMMWVKMEQGWERTRAASFAYTSTAGPMLSGTLVTVAGFIPIALAKSATGEYAFAFFQINAVALLISWLAAVVAIPWLGYKLLPNPRAPRQPGRLERHLPRLAHRLAKLGLGGGTHGADHDVYGTPFYTRFRHLVDWCVRRRWLIIGITVALFALAIVGMGKVQKQFFPNSTRLELTVEMRLPEGVSVSATDAETKQLEAWLDKDKQEFDQFEHYITYVGSGSPRYYLGLDQQLPASNVSQLVIVARSVEAREALRSRLIKLFDSASFSARGNISRIENGPPVGYPIQFRVSGEDLATLRKTADQVAEIMRKNPEISNVNFDWSELSKAVDIEIDQDKARLLGVSSQDLAALLNMSLNGYTVTSYREGEKSIDVVLRGDREERTHLAALPDLAVPTRSGKSVPLSQIGRLKYDFEPGLIWRRDRLPTITVRGSLYGKTQPATIVDRLAPEIATVQAALPEGYRIVTGGSVEESAKGSTSVIAGIPIFLLAVITILMIQLQSVSRVVMVLLTAPLGIIGIALFLLVFNQPFGFMALLGSIALFGMIMRNSVILVDQIEQDMAAGKPRWEAIVESTVRRFRPIVLTAAAAVLAMIPLSRNDFFGPMAVAIMGGLIVATALTLIFLPALYAAWYKVKAS, encoded by the coding sequence GTGAGCCAGCGCTTCAACCTTTCCGACTGGACGCTGCATCACCGCACGCTGGTCGGCTATTTCCTGTTCGCCATCGCGTTGATGGGCATTTTTGCCTACGGCAAGCTGAGTCAGGCCGAGGACCCGCCCTTCACCTTCAAGGTGATGGTGATCCGCACCCTGTGGCCGGGCGCCACAGCCCGCCAGATGGAACAGCAGGTCACCGACAAGATCGAGAAGAAGCTGCAGGAAACGCCCTTCATCGAACGCGTCTCGAGCTATTCCCGACCCGGCGAATCGACGGTGATGTTCGTCGCCAAGGACAGCACCCCGCCAGCCGCCGTTCCCGACGTCTATTACCAGGTCCGCAAGAAGATCGGCGACATCCGCCAGACGCTGCCGAGCGGCGTTCAGGGCCCTTATTTCAACGACGAATTCGGCGATGTGTTCGGCAACATTTACGCGCTGACCGCCGAAGGGCTCGATTACCCGCAGCTCAAGGACACGGCAGAGCGCATCCGCGACGACCTGCTGCGCCTGCCGAATGTCGGCAAGGTGGAGATTTTCGGGATTCAGGACGAAAAGATCTTCATCGAACTGTCGAATACCAAACTGGCGACGCTCGGCATCGACCAGTCGGTCATCGTTCAGGCGCTCAGCCAGCAGAACGCCGTCGGCGGCGCCGGCTTTTTCGAGACCGAGAGCGAGCGCATCCAGATTCGTCCGGGCGGCGCCTTCGATACCGTACAGGCCGTCGCCGATACGCTGATCCGCTCGGGCAGCCGCAGTTTCCGGCTCGGCGACATCGCCACCGTCCGACGCGGCACCAGCGACCCACCGACCACCCGGGTCCGCTTCAACAGCAAGCAGGCGCTGGCGATCGGCGTCTCGATGAGCAAGGGCGGCGACATCATCGTGCTCGGCAAGGCGCTCGACGCCCGCATCGCGGCGCTCAATGCCACGCTGCCGCTCGGCGTTGAAATCAGCGAATCGGCCAGTCAGCCGGCCGCCGTCAAGCGCTCGGTCGCGGCATTCACGCATGCGCTGGCCGAGGCGATCCTGGTCGTCCTGCTGGTCACCTTCATCAGTCTCGGCTTGCGCACCGGCATGGTCGTCGCCATTGCCATCCCCCTCGTGCTGGCCGCCACTTTCCTCGCCATGAACCTCTTCAACGTCGGCCTGCACAAGGTTTCGCTCGGCGCGCTGGTGCTCGCCCTCGGCCTGCTGGTCGACGATGCGATCATTGCCGTCGAGATGATGTGGGTGAAGATGGAGCAGGGCTGGGAACGGACCCGCGCCGCCTCGTTCGCCTATACCAGCACGGCCGGGCCGATGCTCTCCGGCACGCTGGTCACCGTCGCCGGGTTCATCCCGATTGCGCTGGCCAAGTCGGCGACCGGTGAATATGCCTTCGCCTTTTTCCAGATCAATGCGGTCGCCCTGCTCATTTCGTGGCTGGCAGCGGTCGTCGCCATTCCGTGGCTGGGCTACAAATTGCTGCCCAATCCGCGCGCCCCGCGTCAACCCGGCCGGCTCGAACGCCACCTGCCGCGCCTCGCCCACCGCCTCGCCAAGCTCGGCCTGGGCGGCGGCACCCACGGCGCCGACCATGACGTCTATGGCACGCCTTTCTACACCCGCTTCCGCCACCTGGTGGACTGGTGCGTCAGGCGGCGCTGGCTGATCATCGGCATCACCGTCGCGCTGTTTGCCCTGGCAATCGTCGGCATGGGCAAGGTGCAAAAGCAGTTCTTTCCGAACTCGACGCGCCTCGAACTGACCGTCGAAATGCGTCTGCCGGAGGGCGTTTCGGTGAGCGCCACCGATGCCGAAACGAAGCAGCTGGAAGCCTGGCTGGACAAGGACAAGCAGGAGTTCGACCAGTTCGAGCACTACATCACCTACGTCGGTTCGGGCTCACCGCGCTACTACCTCGGCCTCGATCAGCAGCTGCCGGCCAGCAACGTCAGCCAGCTGGTCATCGTAGCGCGCAGTGTCGAAGCCCGCGAAGCCTTGCGCAGCCGGTTGATCAAACTGTTCGACAGCGCCAGCTTCAGCGCCCGCGGCAATATCAGCCGGATCGAGAACGGGCCGCCGGTCGGCTATCCGATCCAGTTCCGCGTCTCCGGCGAGGATCTCGCGACGCTGCGCAAGACCGCCGACCAGGTCGCCGAAATCATGCGCAAGAACCCGGAGATTTCCAACGTCAATTTCGACTGGAGCGAACTCTCGAAAGCCGTCGACATCGAGATCGACCAGGACAAGGCGCGCCTGCTCGGCGTCTCCAGCCAGGACCTGGCGGCGCTGCTCAACATGTCGCTGAATGGCTATACGGTGACCAGCTACCGCGAGGGCGAGAAGAGCATCGATGTCGTCTTGCGCGGCGACCGCGAGGAGCGGACCCATCTCGCCGCCTTGCCCGATCTGGCCGTGCCGACGCGGAGCGGCAAGAGCGTACCGCTGAGCCAGATCGGCCGCCTCAAATACGATTTCGAACCCGGCCTGATCTGGCGCCGCGACCGCCTGCCGACGATCACCGTGCGCGGCAGCCTGTATGGCAAGACGCAGCCGGCCACCATCGTCGACCGCCTCGCCCCGGAAATCGCCACCGTCCAGGCGGCGCTGCCCGAGGGCTACCGGATCGTCACCGGCGGCTCGGTCGAGGAATCGGCCAAGGGTTCGACCTCGGTCATCGCCGGCATCCCGATCTTCCTGCTCGCCGTGATCACCATCCTGATGATCCAGTTGCAGAGCGTTTCGCGGGTCGTCATGGTGTTGTTGACCGCGCCGCTCGGCATCATCGGCATTGCGCTGTTCCTGCTCGTCTTCAATCAACCGTTCGGCTTCATGGCGCTGCTCGGCAGCATTGCGCTGTTCGGCATGATCATGCGCAACTCGGTGATCCTCGTCGACCAGATCGAACAGGACATGGCGGCCGGCAAGCCGCGCTGGGAAGCGATCGTCGAATCGACCGTCCGGCGTTTCCGGCCGATCGTGCTGACCGCCGCGGCCGCCGTGCTGGCGATGATTCCGCTGTCGCGCAACGATTTCTTCGGGCCGATGGCGGTCGCCATCATGGGCGGCCTGATCGTCGCCACGGCGCTCACCCTGATTTTCCTGCCGGCCCTGTACGCCGCCTGGTACAAGGTGAAAGCTAGTTGA
- a CDS encoding efflux RND transporter periplasmic adaptor subunit: protein MHKIAPLSVSLSLVAATLLAGCGSDVAPPPVARSVLVQPAAPASRTSSVYTGEIRARHEFDLAFRVGGKLAARLVDAGAEIKAGQPLARLDPADLELAASAARAQLTAAESEFATTGAERERYAGLIAKKFVSQAAFEAKENALSGARGRLEQARSQSRISGNQSTYGTLSSEFPAIVTAVLAEAGQVLSAGQAVFRLARPEEKEVAIAIPESRLAELKAAKAIAVLLWADQDSRMSGELRELAPAADPATRTYAARIRINNPPPGLKLGMTARVALDGADDAALLVPLGAVIDRGDGPTVWVVSDGQAKPRPVKLAGYREDGALVAAGLQAGELVVAAGAGRLVAGQSVDAKPVTPPARQR from the coding sequence ATGCACAAGATTGCCCCGCTTTCCGTTTCGCTGAGCCTCGTCGCAGCCACCCTGCTGGCCGGCTGCGGCAGCGATGTCGCTCCGCCCCCGGTGGCGCGCAGCGTGCTCGTCCAGCCAGCCGCCCCGGCGTCCCGCACCAGCAGCGTCTATACCGGCGAAATTCGCGCCCGCCACGAGTTCGACCTGGCCTTCCGGGTCGGCGGCAAGCTGGCCGCCCGCCTGGTCGATGCCGGCGCCGAAATCAAGGCCGGCCAGCCGCTGGCCAGACTCGACCCGGCCGATCTCGAACTGGCGGCCAGCGCCGCCCGCGCCCAACTGACGGCCGCCGAGAGCGAATTCGCCACGACCGGCGCCGAACGCGAACGCTACGCCGGACTGATCGCCAAAAAGTTCGTCAGCCAGGCGGCTTTCGAGGCCAAGGAAAACGCCCTCAGCGGCGCCCGCGGCCGCCTCGAACAAGCCCGCTCGCAAAGCCGGATCAGCGGCAACCAGAGCACTTACGGCACCTTGAGCAGCGAATTCCCGGCCATCGTCACTGCCGTACTGGCCGAAGCCGGGCAGGTGCTCAGTGCCGGCCAGGCGGTTTTCCGGCTGGCCCGGCCGGAGGAAAAGGAAGTCGCCATCGCCATCCCGGAAAGCCGGCTGGCCGAACTGAAGGCGGCCAAGGCCATTGCCGTCCTGCTGTGGGCCGACCAGGACAGCCGGATGAGCGGCGAATTGCGCGAACTGGCACCGGCCGCCGACCCGGCGACCCGGACCTACGCGGCGCGCATCCGGATCAACAACCCGCCGCCCGGCCTCAAGCTCGGCATGACGGCCCGTGTCGCGCTCGATGGCGCCGACGATGCGGCCCTGCTCGTCCCGCTCGGCGCGGTGATCGACCGCGGCGACGGGCCGACGGTGTGGGTAGTCAGCGACGGCCAGGCCAAGCCGCGGCCGGTCAAGCTGGCCGGCTACCGCGAAGATGGCGCCCTGGTCGCCGCCGGGCTGCAGGCCGGCGAGCTGGTCGTCGCGGCCGGCGCCGGCCGGCTGGTCGCCGGGCAAAGCGTGGACGCCAAGCCGGTCACCCCGCCGGCCCGGCAGCGCTAG
- the glnL gene encoding nitrogen regulation protein NR(II) produces MTNMNVTHASFAGLDLLASAVLLIDDGQLIRYINPAGENLLAVSGRSVVGKTLAVVCTCSATLQSALDNGLQNNWGYTGQNIQLKRSDGETLHLNCTVTPLRPDLAGGVRLLLELQPIEHHLAATREERLIEQQQASRELIRNLAHEIKNPLGGIRGAAQLLEHELANPSLKEYTQVIIKEADRLQDLMQRLLTPHRAMLPTTVNIHEILERVRSLLTAEFPGSLEIARDYDTSLPELVGDREQLIQAVLNIARNAAQAMHGEGEIVLRTRSLRQVTLAKKRYRLAMEIKVIDNGPGIPEDIRERMFYPLVSGREGGSGLGLTIAQNFIQHHHGTIDCFSQPGNTIFTLRLPVEQA; encoded by the coding sequence ATGACGAACATGAATGTCACCCACGCTTCCTTCGCCGGCCTCGATCTGCTGGCTTCGGCGGTGCTGCTGATCGATGATGGGCAGCTCATCCGCTATATCAACCCGGCTGGCGAAAACCTGCTGGCGGTCAGCGGTCGTTCGGTGGTCGGCAAGACCCTGGCGGTTGTCTGCACCTGTTCGGCCACGCTGCAGTCGGCGCTCGACAACGGCCTGCAAAACAACTGGGGCTACACCGGCCAGAATATCCAGTTGAAGCGCAGCGACGGCGAGACGCTGCATCTCAATTGCACGGTGACGCCCTTGCGCCCCGATTTGGCCGGCGGCGTCCGCCTGCTGCTCGAATTGCAACCGATCGAGCATCATCTGGCGGCGACCCGCGAGGAACGCCTGATCGAGCAGCAGCAGGCGAGCCGCGAACTGATCCGCAACCTGGCCCACGAGATCAAGAACCCGCTGGGCGGCATCCGCGGTGCTGCCCAGTTGCTGGAACACGAACTGGCCAACCCGTCGCTCAAGGAATACACCCAGGTCATCATCAAGGAAGCTGACCGCCTGCAGGATCTGATGCAGCGCCTGCTGACGCCGCACCGAGCGATGCTGCCGACGACGGTGAATATCCATGAAATCCTCGAACGGGTGCGCAGCCTGCTGACCGCCGAATTTCCCGGCTCGCTGGAAATCGCCCGCGACTACGACACCAGCCTGCCGGAACTGGTCGGCGACCGCGAGCAGTTGATCCAGGCGGTGCTGAACATTGCCCGCAATGCCGCCCAGGCGATGCATGGCGAAGGCGAAATCGTGCTGCGCACGCGTTCCTTGCGTCAGGTGACGCTGGCCAAGAAGCGTTACCGGCTGGCCATGGAAATCAAGGTCATCGACAACGGCCCGGGGATTCCCGAGGATATTCGCGAACGCATGTTCTACCCGCTGGTTTCCGGTCGCGAGGGCGGTAGCGGACTGGGGCTGACCATTGCCCAGAACTTCATCCAGCACCACCACGGGACGATCGATTGTTTCAGCCAGCCCGGCAACACGATTTTCACGTTGCGCCTGCCGGTCGAGCAGGCCTGA
- the ntrC gene encoding nitrogen regulation protein NR(I), whose protein sequence is MKPVWIVDDDRSIRWVLEKTLTREGIPFKSYASASEAISQLEQGVEPPQVLMSDIRMPGQSGLELLQEVKTRFPSVPVIIMTAFSDLESAVAAFQGGAFEYLPKPFDVDQAVELIRRAIDESMHQSGALEEEGLVPEILGQAPAMQEVFRAIGRLALSHATVLINGESGSGKELVARALHRHSPRSEKPFIAINTAAIPKDLLESELFGHERGAFTGAQAQRRGRFEQAETGTLFLDEIGDMPSELQTRLLRVLSDGHFYRVGGHSPIKANVRVIAATHQNLETRVKEGLFREDLFHRLNVIRIRLPSLRERREDIPLLTRHFLQKSARELGVEAKRLSDAALKYLNGLDFQGNVRQLENLCHWLTVMAPGQQVEIGDLPGELRESIPMALASDWESALEGEVDRLLARGVPDVHGVLAQTFERILISRALAHTGGRRIEAAQALGIGRNTITRKIAELGIDGGKEAAATAE, encoded by the coding sequence ATGAAACCGGTCTGGATCGTGGACGATGATCGTTCAATTCGCTGGGTGCTGGAAAAAACCCTGACCCGCGAGGGCATTCCGTTCAAGAGTTATGCCTCGGCCAGCGAAGCCATTTCGCAGCTCGAACAGGGCGTCGAGCCGCCGCAGGTGCTGATGTCGGATATCAGAATGCCCGGCCAGTCCGGCCTGGAGCTGCTGCAGGAGGTGAAGACCCGCTTCCCGTCGGTGCCGGTGATCATCATGACGGCTTTTTCCGACCTCGAAAGCGCGGTCGCGGCTTTCCAGGGCGGCGCCTTCGAATACCTGCCCAAGCCCTTCGATGTCGATCAGGCGGTGGAGCTGATCCGGCGGGCGATCGACGAATCGATGCACCAAAGCGGTGCGCTTGAAGAAGAAGGGCTGGTTCCGGAAATTCTCGGCCAGGCGCCGGCCATGCAGGAGGTCTTCCGGGCCATCGGCCGCCTGGCGCTGTCGCATGCGACGGTGCTGATCAATGGCGAATCGGGCTCCGGCAAGGAACTGGTGGCGCGCGCCCTGCACCGGCACAGCCCGCGCTCGGAAAAGCCGTTCATCGCGATCAACACGGCGGCCATTCCGAAGGACCTGCTCGAGTCGGAACTGTTCGGCCACGAGCGGGGCGCTTTTACCGGCGCCCAGGCGCAGCGCCGCGGACGCTTCGAACAGGCCGAAACCGGCACGCTGTTCCTCGATGAAATCGGCGACATGCCCTCCGAATTGCAGACCCGTCTGCTGCGCGTGCTGTCCGACGGCCATTTCTACCGGGTCGGCGGTCATTCGCCGATCAAGGCCAATGTCCGGGTGATCGCCGCGACCCACCAGAATCTCGAAACCCGGGTCAAGGAAGGCCTGTTCCGCGAAGACTTGTTCCATCGCCTGAACGTCATCCGCATTCGTCTGCCGTCGCTGCGCGAGCGGCGCGAGGACATTCCGCTGCTGACCCGCCACTTCCTGCAGAAGAGCGCCCGCGAACTGGGGGTCGAGGCCAAGCGCCTGTCCGATGCGGCGCTGAAATATCTGAACGGTCTCGATTTTCAGGGCAACGTTCGCCAGCTGGAAAACCTCTGTCACTGGCTGACCGTGATGGCCCCCGGTCAGCAGGTCGAAATCGGCGATCTGCCTGGCGAACTGCGCGAATCGATTCCGATGGCCCTGGCTTCCGACTGGGAAAGCGCGCTGGAAGGCGAAGTCGACCGTTTGCTGGCGCGCGGCGTGCCGGATGTCCATGGCGTGCTGGCCCAGACCTTCGAGCGCATCCTGATTTCGCGCGCCCTGGCCCATACCGGCGGCCGGCGGATCGAAGCGGCGCAGGCGCTGGGGATCGGCCGCAACACGATCACCCGCAAGATCGCCGAACTGGGCATCGACGGCGGCAAGGAGGCGGCGGCCACCGCCGAATAA